A portion of the Celeribacter baekdonensis genome contains these proteins:
- a CDS encoding SlyX family protein, translating into MSTEDRTLALEEQVAHLSKTVDELSDIVARQEREIEVIGRRLGMLMQAEAVRQSDGEGTVALADQRPPHW; encoded by the coding sequence ATGAGTACCGAAGATCGCACCCTTGCACTTGAGGAACAGGTCGCGCATTTGAGCAAAACGGTGGATGAGCTGTCCGATATTGTGGCCCGGCAAGAGCGCGAGATCGAAGTGATCGGTCGGCGTCTTGGCATGTTGATGCAGGCGGAAGCGGTACGTCAATCCGATGGCGAGGGCACTGTGGCCTTGGCCGATCAACGTCCGCCGCATTGGTAA
- the dnaE gene encoding DNA polymerase III subunit alpha — translation MSSPSFIHLRVHTEYSLLEGAMRLKKLSGMVSDMGMPAVAVTDTNNLFCALEFSEYAKGAGVQPIIGCQVDVAFAGGEPGEKAKPPAPIVLLAQNEQGYEHLMKLNSCLYIDKHGALPQVTVEELERYSAGLICLTGGALGPIGRMITEHHKPQARALLQRLKEIYPNRLYVELQRHPGDDGQHTEAERLCERPFVEWAYDLGLPLVATNDVYFPKAEMYEAHDALICIAEGAYVDQSEPRRRLTDQHYFKSPAEMAALFADLPEAIENTVEIARRCAFKAYKRDPILPKFADDEVEELRKQAWEGLEARLAVIEPAAPREEYDARLKFELGIIEQMGFPGYFLIVADFIKWAKDNGIPVGPGRGSGAGSLVAYVLTVTDLDPLRYSLLFERFLNPERVSMPDFDIDFCMDRREEVIKYVQQKYGRDKVGQIITFGALLSKAAVRDIGRVLQMPYGQVDRLSKLIPVEGVKPVSIHQALIDEPRLREEAKNEEVVDRLLTYGQQVEGLLRNASTHAAGVVIGDRPIDELVPLYQDPRSDMPATQFNMKWVEPAGLVKFDFLGLKTLTVIQSAMNLIFKSGRPLHVAADGTTLYEPPDGAENEINLIPLDDDKTYKLYSDAKTVAVFQVESSGMMTALRQMKPTCIEDIVALVALYRPGPMENIPTYCDVKHGRKKLESVHPTIDHILAETQGIIVYQEQVMQIAQVMAGYSLGGADLLRRAMGKKIKEAMDAERPKFERGAGENGVDKKKASEVFDLLEKFANYGFNKSHAAAYAVVSYQTGWLKANHPVEFMAGVMNCDIHLTDKLAIYAEEVRRGLEIEIIPPCVNRSLATFDVVDQKLVYALGALKNVGGEAMQLIVRARDAGKPFVTLFDFARRVDLKRVGKRPLEMLARAGAFDLLDPNRRRVFESLDPLVQYSAAIHEQKASNQVSLFGDAGEDLPEPRLSPVNDWVASERLMEEQKAIGFFLSGHPLDDYASALRRKKIGTIADAQAKAEAEGSAIVKVGVMVSGFREMKSGKGTRYFRMNISDSTGQLSGIAMFPRKDDFDISRQVFETTDKVVVTLEGRFNDGQFDPTIRSVGPMEAAVADAGGAGLRIFCDDVVAIAQVGDLLTRTTREAKQPARGAVAFCIMAPDYPNEVDIDIPQSFVITPEIKGAIKSLDGVVTVEDL, via the coding sequence ATGAGCAGTCCCTCCTTTATCCATCTTCGGGTCCATACCGAATATTCGCTTCTCGAAGGCGCAATGCGGCTTAAGAAATTAAGCGGCATGGTCTCCGATATGGGCATGCCCGCGGTCGCCGTCACCGACACCAACAATCTGTTTTGCGCGCTGGAGTTTTCCGAATACGCCAAAGGCGCCGGGGTTCAGCCGATCATTGGCTGTCAGGTGGATGTGGCATTTGCAGGAGGCGAGCCGGGCGAAAAAGCCAAGCCGCCTGCACCGATCGTGTTGTTGGCGCAAAATGAGCAGGGCTATGAGCATCTGATGAAGCTCAATTCCTGCCTCTACATCGACAAGCACGGTGCCCTGCCGCAGGTCACGGTAGAGGAGTTGGAGCGCTATTCTGCGGGTCTGATTTGTCTCACCGGCGGCGCGCTGGGCCCGATTGGGCGGATGATCACCGAGCATCACAAACCACAGGCGCGCGCGCTGTTGCAGCGGCTCAAAGAGATCTATCCAAACCGGCTTTACGTCGAACTCCAACGCCATCCGGGCGATGACGGCCAACACACCGAGGCGGAGCGGCTGTGCGAGCGGCCTTTCGTGGAATGGGCCTATGATTTGGGTCTGCCCTTGGTGGCGACCAATGATGTCTATTTCCCGAAAGCGGAGATGTATGAGGCCCATGATGCGCTGATTTGTATTGCGGAAGGGGCCTATGTCGACCAATCCGAGCCGCGTCGGCGTCTGACCGACCAGCATTATTTCAAATCTCCTGCGGAAATGGCCGCACTCTTTGCAGACCTGCCGGAAGCGATTGAAAATACGGTAGAAATCGCCAGGCGCTGTGCGTTCAAGGCGTATAAGCGCGACCCGATTTTGCCGAAATTCGCCGATGACGAGGTCGAGGAACTGCGCAAACAGGCGTGGGAGGGGCTTGAGGCCCGTTTGGCGGTGATCGAACCCGCCGCCCCGCGTGAAGAATACGATGCGCGACTGAAATTCGAGCTTGGCATCATCGAACAGATGGGGTTTCCCGGCTACTTTTTGATCGTGGCCGATTTTATCAAATGGGCCAAAGACAATGGCATTCCGGTTGGGCCGGGCCGGGGGTCCGGGGCGGGCTCTCTGGTCGCCTATGTGTTGACCGTCACCGACCTTGATCCGCTGCGCTATTCTTTGCTGTTCGAACGGTTCCTGAACCCCGAACGTGTGTCGATGCCCGATTTCGACATCGACTTTTGCATGGATCGCCGTGAAGAGGTGATCAAATACGTTCAGCAAAAATATGGCCGCGACAAGGTCGGTCAGATCATCACCTTTGGCGCGCTTTTGTCCAAAGCCGCCGTGCGTGACATCGGTCGTGTGTTGCAAATGCCCTATGGTCAGGTTGATCGTCTGTCAAAATTGATCCCGGTGGAGGGCGTCAAACCCGTGTCCATTCACCAAGCCCTGATTGACGAGCCGCGTCTGCGCGAAGAGGCCAAAAACGAAGAGGTTGTCGATCGGCTTTTGACCTACGGCCAACAGGTTGAGGGGCTGTTGCGCAACGCCTCCACCCACGCCGCCGGGGTGGTGATCGGGGACCGTCCGATTGACGAATTGGTGCCGCTCTACCAAGATCCGCGCTCTGACATGCCTGCGACCCAATTCAACATGAAATGGGTCGAACCTGCGGGTTTGGTCAAATTCGACTTTTTGGGTCTTAAAACCCTGACCGTGATCCAATCGGCGATGAACCTGATTTTCAAATCGGGTCGGCCTTTGCATGTCGCGGCGGATGGCACCACGCTTTACGAGCCGCCCGACGGTGCGGAAAACGAGATCAACCTCATCCCGCTGGATGATGACAAGACCTATAAGCTCTATTCAGACGCCAAAACGGTCGCGGTGTTTCAGGTGGAGAGCTCGGGCATGATGACCGCGCTGCGCCAGATGAAACCGACCTGTATCGAGGATATTGTGGCGCTTGTGGCGCTTTATCGTCCCGGTCCGATGGAGAACATTCCGACCTATTGCGACGTGAAACACGGGCGCAAAAAATTGGAATCGGTGCACCCGACGATTGATCACATTCTGGCCGAGACCCAAGGCATCATCGTGTACCAGGAACAGGTGATGCAGATCGCTCAGGTCATGGCGGGCTATTCGCTTGGCGGTGCGGATTTGCTGCGTCGCGCCATGGGGAAAAAGATCAAAGAGGCGATGGACGCCGAACGCCCGAAATTCGAGCGCGGCGCAGGTGAAAACGGTGTTGATAAGAAAAAGGCCTCTGAGGTCTTTGATCTGTTGGAGAAATTCGCCAACTACGGCTTCAACAAATCCCACGCGGCGGCCTATGCGGTGGTGTCCTATCAAACCGGCTGGTTGAAGGCGAACCATCCGGTTGAATTCATGGCCGGGGTCATGAATTGCGATATTCACCTCACCGATAAATTGGCGATCTATGCCGAAGAGGTGCGTCGCGGTCTTGAGATCGAAATCATTCCGCCCTGTGTGAACCGCTCTTTGGCGACGTTCGATGTGGTCGATCAAAAGCTGGTCTACGCGCTGGGCGCGCTCAAAAACGTCGGCGGCGAGGCGATGCAATTGATCGTGCGCGCGCGGGACGCGGGCAAACCTTTCGTCACCCTGTTTGATTTTGCCCGCCGGGTCGATTTGAAACGCGTCGGCAAACGGCCTTTGGAAATGTTGGCACGGGCGGGCGCGTTTGATCTTTTGGACCCCAACCGTCGCCGGGTGTTCGAAAGCCTCGATCCTTTGGTGCAATATTCCGCCGCGATTCACGAACAAAAGGCGTCAAACCAAGTGTCGCTGTTTGGCGATGCGGGCGAAGATTTGCCCGAACCACGGCTGTCTCCGGTGAACGATTGGGTCGCCTCCGAACGGTTGATGGAAGAGCAAAAAGCCATCGGTTTTTTCCTGTCGGGTCACCCGCTGGATGACTACGCCAGTGCGTTGAGACGCAAGAAAATCGGTACCATTGCGGATGCTCAGGCCAAGGCCGAGGCTGAAGGTTCCGCCATCGTCAAAGTTGGCGTCATGGTGTCGGGTTTTCGCGAGATGAAATCGGGCAAAGGCACCCGCTATTTCCGCATGAATATTTCCGACAGCACCGGGCAATTGTCCGGCATCGCCATGTTCCCGCGCAAAGATGATTTCGACATCTCGCGGCAGGTGTTTGAGACCACGGATAAGGTCGTGGTCACGCTTGAGGGGCGGTTCAACGATGGCCAATTTGATCCGACCATTCGTTCGGTCGGCCCGATGGAGGCCGCCGTGGCTGACGCAGGCGGGGCGGGTTTGCGGATTTTCTGCGACGATGTGGTGGCGATTGCGCAGGTCGGTGATCTGTTGACCCGCACCACGCGCGAGGCCAAACAACCGGCGCGCGGGGCTGTGGCCTTTTGTATCATGGCGCCGGACTATCCCAACGAAGTGGACATCGACATTCCGCAATCCTTTGTTATAACGCCTGAAATCAAAGGGGCGATCAAATCGCTCGACGGGGTTGTGACGGTGGAGGATCTGTGA
- the xdhA gene encoding xanthine dehydrogenase small subunit, giving the protein MEITFRLNGEIVRTREPATRTLLDYLRDGRGLCGTKEGCNEGDCGACTIMVEDESGKKPLNACILFLPQLHGKSVTTVEGLSKGDTLHPVQSAMIEEHGSQCGFCTPGFIMSMATAHARGEINHEDILAGNLCRCTGYAPILRAAQKAETSPVPEGFEHIPFAAPAVVQRPETVDELAALYGLRPSATLIAGATDVGLWVTKQMRDLDEVIFLNGVSDLKGIIETDDAFEIKAMTPIADLIPLFKPYAPSLSEMFRRFASTQVRAAATLGGNIANGSPIGDSPPPLIAAGASVTLRKGEDQRTIPLEAFFITYGKQDRQPSEFVESITVPKAGLINLAVYKLSKRFDQDISAVCGAFNIAVEAGVVRSAVIAFGGMAGTPARAKTVEAALIGQPWNEATIMAALPAFAKDYTPMSDMRASADYRLSAAQNMLRRLYAERSGLATSVLSIKEGA; this is encoded by the coding sequence ATGGAGATCACTTTTCGGCTCAACGGCGAGATTGTTCGCACCCGCGAGCCCGCAACCCGCACCTTACTGGACTACCTGCGTGACGGGCGCGGCCTATGCGGCACCAAAGAGGGCTGCAACGAAGGCGATTGCGGGGCCTGCACCATCATGGTCGAGGATGAGAGCGGCAAAAAGCCCCTCAACGCCTGTATTTTGTTCCTGCCGCAGCTTCACGGAAAATCCGTCACCACGGTCGAAGGCCTGTCCAAAGGCGACACGCTGCACCCGGTGCAAAGCGCGATGATCGAGGAACACGGCAGCCAATGTGGCTTTTGCACCCCCGGATTTATCATGTCGATGGCCACGGCGCACGCGCGTGGCGAGATCAACCACGAAGACATCCTTGCGGGCAATCTGTGTCGCTGTACCGGCTATGCGCCGATCCTGCGCGCCGCCCAAAAAGCCGAAACCTCACCTGTGCCCGAGGGCTTTGAACATATCCCCTTTGCCGCCCCCGCCGTGGTGCAGCGCCCCGAAACGGTGGACGAATTGGCAGCACTTTACGGCCTTCGGCCCTCTGCGACCTTGATCGCCGGGGCCACCGATGTCGGGCTTTGGGTCACCAAACAGATGCGCGATTTGGACGAGGTGATTTTCCTAAACGGCGTCAGTGATCTCAAGGGCATCATAGAGACGGACGATGCGTTCGAGATCAAAGCCATGACCCCCATTGCCGATCTGATCCCCCTGTTCAAACCCTATGCGCCCTCGCTGTCTGAGATGTTCCGCCGCTTCGCCTCGACCCAAGTCCGCGCCGCCGCCACCTTGGGCGGCAATATCGCCAACGGCTCACCGATTGGCGACAGCCCGCCACCGTTGATTGCGGCAGGCGCATCCGTGACCCTGCGCAAAGGCGAGGATCAGCGCACCATCCCGCTCGAAGCCTTCTTTATCACCTATGGCAAACAGGACCGTCAGCCGTCTGAATTTGTCGAAAGCATCACCGTGCCAAAAGCCGGGCTGATCAATCTCGCCGTCTACAAACTCTCGAAACGCTTCGACCAAGACATTTCCGCCGTCTGCGGTGCATTCAATATCGCGGTTGAAGCCGGGGTCGTTCGCAGCGCGGTGATCGCCTTTGGCGGCATGGCCGGGACACCCGCGCGGGCCAAAACCGTTGAGGCGGCTTTGATCGGCCAGCCCTGGAATGAGGCGACAATTATGGCCGCCCTGCCCGCCTTTGCCAAAGATTACACCCCAATGAGCGACATGCGCGCCTCAGCCGACTACCGCCTGAGTGCAGCGCAAAACATGCTGCGCCGCCTTTATGCCGAACGGTCCGGCCTCGCCACCTCGGTCCTCTCGATCAAGGAGGGCGCGTGA
- the xdhB gene encoding xanthine dehydrogenase molybdopterin binding subunit, which translates to MSVGSSHPHDAARLHVTGQARYIDDIPLPVGALHLAFGLSTVAHGEITSMDLAPVRAAPGVVRVYTAEDFGDHIPDCSPSLGDEPLLTSTTVSFVGQPVFLVVATSHHAARKAATLGKIAYDEKPALFGYDEAMAAESRFEDGPRIYGCGDAAEAIKAATHVIKGTLHMGGQEHFYLESQAAAALPQEGGDMVVYSSTQHPSEIQHKVAHALHVQMHAVRVETRRMGGGFGGKESQGNWLAIACAIAARDTGKPCKMRYDRDDDMIITGKRHDFRISYTCGFDEHGRIEGIEFVQLTRAGWSMDLTLPVADRAMLHADNAYFLPNARIESHRLKTNSQSNTAYRGFGGPQGVLGIERVVDHIAHTLGRDPAEVRRLNYYDDMVVPTAGEGLPEDHVLSLDGDPLSRGGAETDTGHGAHAGGQLTPRGKLTPYGQEVEDFILHAMTEKLLQDADYAARKKAVAKWNAENPIIKKGLGISPVKFGISFTLTHLNQAGALVHVYNDGSIHMNHGGTEMGQGLFLKVAQVAAQVFGVPIETVKITATDTGKVPNTSATAASSGTDLNGMAVKNACDAIRTRLEVFILERFGESEVTWAEGRVRFGVHDMGFAELVSLAYMNRVSLSSTGFYKTPKIEWDRIKGKGRPFFYFAHGIAITEVALDTLTGENRILRADILHDAGTSLNPAIDKGQIEGGYVQGAGWLTTEELWWDAKGLLKTHAPSTYKIPACSDAPDVFNVALWDGRNREDTIYRSKAVGEPPFMLGISAFLALSDACAACGPTYPALNAPATPEELLNAITRARG; encoded by the coding sequence ATGTCTGTTGGGTCTTCGCATCCCCATGACGCCGCCCGTCTGCATGTCACGGGTCAGGCCCGCTATATTGATGACATCCCGCTGCCCGTCGGCGCGCTGCATCTGGCCTTTGGCCTCTCAACGGTCGCGCATGGCGAGATCACCTCGATGGACCTCGCGCCCGTGCGCGCTGCGCCCGGCGTGGTTCGGGTGTACACGGCGGAGGATTTCGGCGATCACATCCCCGATTGTTCGCCCTCGCTGGGCGACGAGCCCCTGCTCACCTCAACGACAGTGAGTTTTGTCGGCCAGCCGGTGTTTTTGGTGGTCGCAACCTCGCATCACGCCGCGCGCAAAGCCGCCACGCTGGGCAAGATCGCCTATGACGAAAAACCCGCGCTGTTTGGGTATGACGAAGCAATGGCCGCAGAAAGCCGGTTTGAAGATGGGCCACGCATTTATGGCTGTGGCGATGCCGCCGAGGCGATCAAAGCCGCAACGCATGTGATCAAGGGCACGCTGCACATGGGCGGCCAAGAGCATTTCTACCTCGAAAGCCAAGCCGCCGCCGCCTTGCCACAAGAAGGTGGCGATATGGTGGTCTATTCCTCGACCCAACACCCCTCAGAGATTCAACACAAGGTCGCCCACGCCCTGCATGTCCAGATGCATGCGGTGCGGGTTGAAACCCGGCGGATGGGCGGCGGGTTTGGCGGCAAGGAATCACAGGGCAACTGGTTGGCCATCGCCTGCGCCATTGCTGCGCGCGACACGGGCAAGCCCTGTAAAATGCGCTATGACCGCGATGACGACATGATCATCACCGGCAAACGCCATGATTTTCGCATTTCCTATACATGTGGGTTTGACGAACATGGCCGGATTGAAGGCATCGAATTTGTTCAATTGACGCGGGCCGGATGGTCGATGGACCTGACCCTGCCCGTGGCCGATCGCGCCATGTTACATGCGGACAACGCCTATTTCCTGCCCAATGCGCGGATTGAAAGCCATCGGTTGAAAACCAATTCGCAATCCAACACCGCCTATCGCGGCTTTGGCGGGCCGCAAGGCGTGTTGGGAATTGAGCGCGTGGTGGATCACATTGCGCACACGCTGGGCCGCGATCCAGCCGAGGTGCGTCGGCTGAATTATTACGATGACATGGTGGTGCCGACGGCGGGCGAAGGCCTACCCGAAGACCATGTGCTCTCGCTGGATGGCGATCCTCTGAGCCGTGGTGGTGCGGAGACGGACACCGGGCACGGTGCCCATGCCGGCGGACAACTGACCCCGCGCGGCAAGCTGACGCCTTATGGTCAGGAGGTCGAGGATTTCATCCTTCACGCCATGACCGAAAAGCTGTTGCAAGATGCCGATTACGCCGCGCGCAAAAAGGCAGTGGCAAAATGGAACGCCGAGAACCCGATCATCAAAAAGGGTCTCGGAATTTCGCCGGTGAAATTCGGCATCTCTTTCACCCTCACCCACCTCAATCAGGCGGGCGCACTGGTCCATGTCTATAATGACGGTTCGATCCATATGAACCATGGCGGCACGGAAATGGGCCAGGGCTTGTTTCTAAAAGTCGCGCAAGTCGCGGCTCAGGTGTTTGGCGTGCCTATTGAAACCGTTAAAATCACCGCTACAGACACCGGAAAAGTCCCCAACACCTCCGCCACCGCCGCCTCTTCGGGTACGGATTTGAACGGCATGGCGGTCAAAAACGCCTGTGATGCGATCCGCACCCGGCTTGAGGTCTTTATCCTTGAACGCTTTGGCGAAAGCGAGGTCACCTGGGCCGAGGGACGTGTGCGCTTTGGCGTGCATGACATGGGGTTCGCTGAACTCGTCAGCCTCGCCTATATGAACCGTGTCAGCCTGTCCTCGACCGGATTTTACAAAACGCCAAAGATCGAATGGGACCGCATCAAAGGCAAGGGTCGGCCATTTTTCTACTTTGCCCATGGCATTGCGATCACCGAAGTGGCGCTCGACACGCTCACCGGCGAAAACCGCATTTTGCGCGCCGATATTTTGCATGATGCGGGAACCTCGCTCAATCCGGCGATTGACAAAGGCCAGATCGAAGGCGGCTATGTCCAGGGCGCGGGTTGGTTAACCACCGAGGAATTGTGGTGGGATGCCAAGGGTTTGCTGAAAACCCATGCGCCCTCAACCTATAAAATTCCGGCCTGCTCTGACGCACCGGATGTGTTCAACGTCGCGCTCTGGGACGGGCGCAACCGCGAGGATACGATTTATCGCTCCAAAGCGGTGGGGGAGCCGCCGTTTATGTTGGGGATTTCGGCATTTTTGGCGCTCTCGGATGCCTGCGCCGCCTGTGGGCCGACCTATCCGGCGCTCAACGCCCCCGCCACACCCGAAGAATTGCTCAACGCCATCACGCGAGCCCGCGGATGA
- the xdhC gene encoding xanthine dehydrogenase accessory protein XdhC: MSLDRDALAQALAQHGRVARVVVAEVQGSAPREVGAAMLVWATPEGFGQSGTIGGGTLEFEAAKSAFCAPRLNRLPLGPAMGQCCGGAVTLLTEVFDSVEDIPQDIYARGLGDMPFAVKKALTLARAQGVLKPALYGDWMIEPVRRATRPVWVWGAGHVGRAIVNTLAPLPDFAITWIDTGADRFPEHLPDGVDPLIASHPEDVVHYAPVRAEHLILTYSHALDLELCHRLLTHGFGFAGLIGSRTKWARFRGRLRDLGHLDAQIDRICCPIGQPSLGKHPQAIAIGVAASLISSTEIADSYGEQTA, encoded by the coding sequence ATGAGCCTTGATCGCGACGCTTTGGCCCAAGCCCTTGCCCAACACGGGCGGGTGGCGCGGGTGGTCGTGGCCGAGGTCCAAGGCTCCGCCCCGCGTGAAGTGGGTGCGGCAATGTTGGTCTGGGCCACGCCAGAGGGGTTTGGGCAATCGGGCACAATTGGCGGCGGGACATTGGAATTTGAGGCCGCAAAATCTGCGTTTTGCGCGCCGCGCTTGAACCGTCTGCCACTTGGTCCCGCGATGGGGCAATGCTGCGGCGGGGCGGTGACGCTTTTGACCGAAGTCTTTGACTCAGTTGAAGATATTCCGCAGGACATTTATGCGCGTGGCCTCGGAGACATGCCGTTTGCGGTCAAAAAAGCCCTCACTCTGGCACGGGCACAAGGGGTTTTGAAACCCGCGCTTTATGGGGATTGGATGATCGAACCGGTCCGGCGCGCCACCCGCCCGGTTTGGGTCTGGGGTGCCGGGCATGTCGGCCGCGCCATCGTAAATACCCTCGCCCCGCTGCCCGATTTTGCCATAACATGGATCGACACCGGGGCTGATCGGTTCCCCGAACACCTGCCCGATGGCGTCGATCCGCTGATCGCGTCCCATCCCGAAGACGTGGTGCACTACGCGCCTGTCAGGGCCGAACATCTGATTTTGACCTACTCCCACGCGCTCGATTTAGAGCTATGTCATCGGCTTTTGACCCATGGGTTTGGCTTTGCCGGGCTGATCGGATCGCGCACCAAATGGGCCCGGTTTCGCGGGCGTTTGCGCGACTTGGGGCATTTGGACGCCCAAATTGACCGCATTTGCTGTCCAATTGGGCAACCGTCGCTAGGGAAACATCCACAAGCCATTGCGATTGGGGTGGCCGCAAGCCTAATCTCATCCACAGAGATCGCAGACTCTTACGGGGAACAAACAGCGTGA
- a CDS encoding ABC transporter ATP-binding protein: protein MTELLNLSGLTRQYPGVRANDDVSFSIGAGKVHALLGENGAGKSTLVKMIYGLEKPDAGSMQLHGAPYAPGNPQAARASGVAMVFQHFSLFEALNVAENVALGMENPPKMNALAQSIREVSDAYGLPLDPDRIVGDLSAGERQRVEIIRCLLQDPKLLIMDEPTSVLTPQEVEILFKTLRKLQSEGTSILYISHKLEEIRALCDGATILRLGKVVGECDPKVTTARDMAEMMVGQTLHVPSREGGETGEVLLDVQGLDFAPANPFGTRLKNVSLRLRAGEVLGIGGVAGNGQDELLSVLSGEAKTGKGAITYCGQDISGLGPNARRKIGLLAAPEERLGHAAAPNMSLTENAVLTANIRKKLSKNNFVNWKKTEAFAREIIAKFDVRTPGPGSAARSLSGGNLQKFVIGREVLQDPTVLVVNQPTWGVDASAAAAIRQSLLDLAAKGAGVIVISQDLDELMEISDHFAALNEGKLTAPRVAKGLTVDEIGMMMGGAHDLEAAE from the coding sequence GTGACAGAGCTATTAAACCTCTCGGGGCTAACGCGCCAATATCCCGGTGTGCGCGCCAATGACGACGTGTCCTTTTCCATCGGTGCCGGCAAGGTTCATGCCCTCTTGGGCGAAAACGGCGCGGGCAAATCCACACTGGTGAAAATGATTTACGGGCTGGAAAAACCCGATGCGGGTTCCATGCAACTGCACGGCGCGCCTTATGCGCCCGGCAATCCGCAGGCCGCGCGGGCCTCAGGCGTCGCGATGGTGTTTCAACATTTTTCGCTGTTTGAGGCGCTGAACGTCGCCGAAAACGTCGCGCTTGGGATGGAAAACCCGCCAAAAATGAACGCCTTGGCGCAGTCCATTCGCGAAGTGTCCGACGCTTACGGCCTGCCACTCGACCCGGACCGGATTGTTGGTGATTTGTCAGCAGGCGAACGGCAAAGGGTGGAAATCATCCGCTGTCTTTTACAGGACCCGAAACTGTTGATCATGGATGAACCCACCTCGGTTTTAACGCCGCAGGAGGTTGAAATCCTGTTTAAAACCCTGCGCAAATTGCAATCTGAAGGCACCTCGATCCTCTATATCTCGCACAAGCTCGAAGAAATTCGCGCGCTCTGTGATGGGGCGACGATCCTAAGGCTGGGCAAGGTGGTCGGCGAATGCGACCCCAAGGTCACAACCGCACGCGACATGGCGGAGATGATGGTGGGGCAAACTTTGCATGTGCCGTCGCGCGAAGGCGGCGAAACGGGCGAGGTTCTGCTGGATGTGCAGGGGCTTGATTTTGCTCCGGCCAACCCGTTTGGCACCCGGTTGAAAAACGTGTCTCTGCGACTGCGCGCGGGTGAGGTGCTTGGCATCGGCGGCGTGGCGGGCAATGGCCAAGATGAACTTTTGTCGGTGCTTTCGGGCGAGGCGAAAACCGGCAAAGGCGCGATCACCTATTGCGGCCAAGACATCAGTGGCCTTGGACCAAACGCGCGGCGTAAAATTGGCCTTTTGGCGGCGCCTGAAGAACGGCTGGGCCATGCTGCCGCGCCCAATATGAGCCTGACGGAAAACGCGGTTTTGACCGCGAACATCCGAAAAAAATTAAGCAAAAACAATTTCGTCAACTGGAAGAAGACCGAAGCGTTTGCCCGCGAGATCATCGCGAAATTCGACGTGCGCACCCCTGGCCCCGGCTCGGCGGCGCGCTCATTATCAGGCGGCAATTTGCAGAAATTCGTGATTGGCCGCGAAGTACTCCAAGACCCGACCGTGTTGGTGGTGAACCAGCCGACATGGGGTGTCGACGCCTCGGCCGCCGCCGCCATTCGCCAATCGCTTTTGGACCTTGCGGCCAAAGGCGCAGGGGTGATCGTGATCTCACAGGACCTCGATGAATTGATGGAAATTTCGGACCATTTCGCCGCCCTCAACGAAGGCAAATTGACCGCGCCTCGTGTCGCCAAAGGCCTGACCGTCGATGAGATCGGGATGATGATGGGCGGCGCACATGATTTGGAGGCCGCAGAATGA